The sequence below is a genomic window from Aureispira sp. CCB-E.
GCCATTGTAATCGGTAGTTTTGCCTTTGGCTTTATCAATCAAATTACTGGTTCTATGAGAAATAGTATGCTGTTTATGACCCTCTTTTTTATAATCGGTATCATTATTCTTCAAGTAACAGATTTAGAAAGTGATATGAAAAAAGTAGCAGAAGCAGACGAATTTGACAATCCTTGGGATGATGTTTTAGAAGACATATTAGATGATTAGATTTGTAATCCTCCTATAAAATTAGGTGCTTTTCTGCCACTTATATTTCAAAAAAAAGGCAGCTCAAAAGCTGCCTTCCACTGTTTTTAGGACTAAAACAGATTTCAGATTACAAGTAAAATATACAAAAGAGAGGGGGTATTTACTCTACTCTTAATCTGTAATTTTTCGGTGTTTCATTTTTAAATTTATCTATAGCAGCATCTAGGTAAGGATGTACTTCGCCCAATACATTAACATTCCCCTTTCGCTCAATTTTAACTTTTTTAATACTCAAAGGCAACTCTTGACCATCAAGAACGGACGTACTTGTTAACCAATGATGATTTAGTTTTGCGGCAGTATATACATATTGATTACTCATACCAATTGGTTCTTTGGCTAAGATAACTCCTTTTTTATTAAAAGTAGCCAAGTAATAGTTTTTATGATAACGACGCGCATCATCATACGAACTATAAATCACTAGATCAAATTTTTTCGTTCTCTTGACTAAATATTCTGCCTCATACGTATTGGGGCGCAACCCTCCTTTTCTTTTGTGGCTAATCTCTGGCAAAAATAAATCAAAATCTGGCAGTAACATTCGACTCTCAATAACTTTTCGAACTTCCATTCGATCCAAATTCACTGCCTTAAATTCTGCTTCGCTCACAGGCAAAGGCTGGTGAATCCGCACATCCAAAAGAATTTCTTGCAGCGATTCAACCGTTTCAAATTTTTCTAAAAATTGTTCGTATTGTGCTGCCCGATATTTAGCACTTACTTTCCTTGTTCCCGCTTCTGAATTTATTCCAAACGATGATAAGAACAATAGTGCTGCTCCAACTAAACCCATTTTTAATACTTGCATAACTGATGTTTTTGATTAGAATCATCAATAGTTCGTAGGAAAATCGCATCAGTTTGATTATCAATAGAGTACACTTTCGCTGCTTGATTTCTTAAAGAATTGATAATCAAACTGATGTAAAGATGCTTTTTTAGTTTTTCACAAAAAAGCTAAAAAACTAAGCTTGCGCTCTCACGACCGCAGGGAGCTAACTAAAAGCGAAGCGCTCACGAAGCAATCCACGAACTACTAAATAATAACACACGGTATTTTTTCGATTCTGTGTTAATAATTCAATTAAGTATGTAACAAGTATAGTTTCACCATGTATTTTCTTTTGTTGGGTTGAAATCAATCTACTATTCTAAAACCTCCAAACCTTGTTTTCTATTGTATTAAAACCTTTCTTTTTTTAATTTCTAATCGTTTCACCTAGTAGCGAAAAAGTATTGTTCATGAGTTTCACAAACTAATAAGTGCGCTCATACTACAAAAAACAGTCGCTTTAACATTCACATATCCCCCAAAAATGGATTATAATTTTTCTGCACCTTCAAACCATTCATAAAAAAAAGGCAGCTCAATTAAGAACTACCTTTTAGTAAATAATACTCCGTTGATTTTTTATTTTTTCTACGAACCCGTAGGCTCACGAAGTAAAAACGTAAAAAAGCATCTTTTATCATCTTGATTACCAGTCTTTTAGTAAAAAGGTTAATAAAAATACATCTTACTGATAATCAAACTAATACGATTTTCCAACGGAGTAATGAGTAAAAGAAATTGTTTAAAATTTATAAAGTATGTACCTAAGAAAATTTAAGGATTGCTTTTTGTTGAACAGGTTCTATTTCATCCATAGATTTTGTCTCTTCATGTACTAAAATTTCTCCTTTGGGGGTAATAAACATCTTTTTAACATCCTTCTCATCATAACGTTTAGATTCTCCTTCTAAAACTATGCGTTTTGTTGTCAATTCCATTCTTTCTGTAATGGTCAATTCTGTTTGTTCCTCTAGTCCCGAATATCCTAAATAACGTGTTGCTATCGGATTTCCTTTTCCATCAAAGGTCGCTAATAGATATGACTTAGCACCTCCATCAAAAGCACGAGATTCGCTATAAATCACAGCACTATACTTACCACTCGTTGCCAAAGCTAGTTCAGCCTTATAAGTACTAGGTCCCATTCGGCTCATCATACCTCGCCCAATTCCAGGAATAAAAGCATCGTAGTCTTTCGTTAAAACCTTATTTAGTTCTGTTTTACTTTCTAGTTTTTCTAATTGTTTTTTGCGTTTTTGAGGAGTCATTTCGTTCGTAACAATATAGGCTTCTAAAGTAATGGTATTGGGCAAGTTTATTTGCTCAAATTTACTGAGAAAATCTTTGTACAAACGCTCTCGACCATCCTCGTAGGTAGAATAATAAGCAAAAGAGCATAAGCTTGTTACTAAACTTAGAATGAAACTTATTTTTAGTAATTGCATAAGGATATGATTTTTTAGTAGTTCGTTAATTGTTTGAGTTCTTGTTCTTGCTTACACCTCTTATATATCAGTCAACTATAAACACGTATTAAAATGTCAAAGGCTATGCCAAACCCAAATACACCCCATACAAACCTGATTATGTATCACTTAGATGTTATTTATTCAACTATCGCATACTTATTGAGCCTCCAGCTTCTATAACTCGACCAGAAATCGTAATCTCATAAGCTTGGCTGGATTTAGCAATTGTTTTTTTGAGATGTGTCTGATTATAAAAATTCTTATTTCTCCATTGCTGCTTGGCACCTTTTTTCCACTTGATAGCATAATTCGTAACAACAAAACTATTGTCAGCATTTAGCACAAAAGCCTTGCATGTTTTTAAGGAACCACGTTTGGCAACTTCTAGTTCCGAAATTTTATCCCCTTGCTTATTATAGGTGACTAAATAATATTTTTTAGGCAAAATATACTCTGACCAACTCTCCTCCACACTGTATACAACTAAGAAGTAATTTTCTTGTGCCATACACATTTCAAATCGACACAAATTTCGCCCACTTCGGCTAAAAGCTCTATATCGAGCTTCTTTTACAAAAGCATCAAAATAGCCATACACAATAGGATGTTCTTTTTCATATAGCTGATAATCATCATACTTAGCATTGACCGCTTCAAACAAGTTGGTGGGTCCCAAATCATAAGTACCTACCGTATGGGCTTCGGGAGCAGAATACTTAAATGCTTCAAACATGGCCAATTTATTGCCTTTAAACAATTGATCATACGAATTCCAAAAACGTTCCCATTTTCTGTAAGCCTGAAAAGCCGTGTCTTGCAATAAGAATTCGTAGTTTTTCAATTCCTTCGTTTGTTTAAGTAGGCTGTACTTTCTTTTTCTTTTAAGTAAATAGTTATCTATTTCGTAAACATCTTTACCTTGTAATCCATAAACTCTTGCTATTTTCCAATAACAATCTCCCTTGTACGGATAGTCTATTTCTATTGCCTTCTCATAAGCAACAATAGCCTCTTGATAACGCCCTTGTTCTACCAATGTATCCCCATAAGTTTGGCAAAATCTAGCATTTTCCCAAGCGTACCTACCCGTACCAACCGCTCCTTGAACAATCCGTTGCCACTTTTCTTCCATCGTTTCTGGCGGAAGAAGAATTTCCCACTCAGGTTCTGGCTCAGGCTCAGGAGGAGGTGGTGGTGCAGGTTCTACCTCTTTGCTTAGAAGCACCAATTGTGGCGATAAGGGTTGAGACTCTTGAACAGCAATGTGTACATTGGGAGATCTGGATGCTACTGTAACACTTTTTTCACTTACCTCATCCAGTACAATTGGATATTGTTTAATTTCAGATTTTTTAGTGTCAGTATCCGAACAGCTTACCAATACACTGATTGACAATGCACAAACATATAGATTCATTTTCATGGGCATTATTTTATTAGAATAGTTTATGAAATAATAAAAGAAAGCTTCCTGCTTCTACTCTTTAATAAGTAGATGCAAGAAACTCCCTTTTTGGTGCATTTTTTAGTGTAAGTTATCGCATTTCTACAGAAGCCATACCTTCTGTTTCAACGATACGCCCTGTTGTAGTGATTTGATACGTTTTAGTCGCAACAGCTTTACTTTCCTTCAAATTTTTGTAATTCAAGTAATGCTCAGCATTCCCTAAGTGCTTTTTTGCGCCTTTTTTCCATTCCACTTCATAATCGGTGACGACCAAACTATGATTGGGATGTAGTACAAATCCCTTGCAAGTCTTTAACGATCCTCGTTTTGCTATATCTAATTCTGAAATTTTATTTCCTTTTAAATCATAAGTTACCAAGCGATATTTCTTAGGCAAGATATATTCTGACCATTGTTCCTCCACACTGTAAACAACGGCAAAGTACGCCGCTTCTTCTAACATCATTTCATAACGATAATTATCTCCTCCTTCCCTACTAAACATATCATCCGAAACCCCTTCTACAAAATTTTCAAAAAAGCCACTGATAGCAGGACGATTTTCATAGTAGCCCATTTTTGATCGATACTCATAATTTGTATTTTCATATAACTCTTTAGGGCTCATTATATAATCTTGAACCAACCTTTTCTTTGGTGCAAAGGTTACAAATGCCTTAAACATTGCTTTTTGATTAGTACCAAATAAATCATTGTACAAATACATAAAGTCATATTCTTCTCTCCAATTCTTAAAAGCCGAATCATATAACAAAGCACGATAATTTCTAAACCCTTCTTTTCTAGCACTTATCAAATAATCTTCCATGGAACCATAAGAATCATCATTCAAAGCATATGTTCTTGCTATTTTATAATACAATGTTTTTAAATCCTCATAACCAAGCTGCTCCGCTTCCTTATACATTTCGATTGCCTCATCGTACTTTTTCATATCAACCAAAGCCTCTCCATAAGTATAATAAGTAATCGCATTTCCTTCATCATCTCCTCCTTGCTCCTCTAACTGAACCACTTCCTTCGTCAATTCTTGAATACTTTTTTGTGGTTTTTCATTCACTTTCTTTTTTTCTATCGTCTTCGACTCATTTTCTTTATTTTTTCCTTCTATAGACTCATCCGCTAGCGCAACCATTTCTACTTCATGTTCTGCTAGAGACGCATCAATGGTAGGATGTTGTATGATGTCAGAAGTTGGTTTCTGACTATTGTCAGAACAACTTACCAATGTCCATAACATCAATGCCGCAATACTCAATGATATACTTTTCATAATTAGAATATTTTATGGTTATCTTTATCATTACTCTCTCAATAATCACATCAAACTGATTATCAAAAGGATATGATTTTATTATTTTTAACACTAAAAGCTGATAATCAAGCTGAAAAGGCAACAAAGTATTCCTTTATAGCACTTATTGAAATCTCTACTTTGTACTTTTTTAATTTAGCACTATGCTTTTTCAACCCACATAGCACATTAATAATCAAGCACTAACAAACAGCTCAAATAACGATCTTTTTTTAGGTTTCGAATTGTTTTATATCTCATTAAACCCTTGTAACAGGAAAAAAGATACAGTCAAGCATTATTATCTTAGCCCCTAGTGAGTATTCGGCAACAAAAATGAGTAAGAGGCAGTTCTTTCTAAGTTTTAGTCACATAAAAAGGAAAGAATACAAGGTCACAACTAGGTAGTATCCATAGATTTTTATACCTTTCAATAATAAATATGTTACCTCTAGTAATACTTTCTAATAAAATCCACGAAGTAATATTCTAGAATTACAGATCTTGAAATTCACTTCCCCTTATGACTTGGCAACAAATTCCCTTTCTTCGATTGCTAATTCCCTTTTTGTCAGGAATAATATCCTACCATTGGTTAGGTACAGCAGTGCCATGGGAAATACTAATTGCTATTTATGCCTTACTTTTGGGGGGTATTTTTCTCTTGCACTTAAAACCCAAGCCCAATGTCTCTGTCATACGAGGTTGGGGGATGCTGCTTTCTATTTTGCTAATACAAGCTGGATATTTTGTAAGCTATGCCTATGATGCTCGAAATTCTCCAATCCACTTTGATCAATTTCTAAACGGGAAAGCAACTAATTCTCTTTATATTGCTACCATAGATAGTCCTATTAAGCTCAATGCCAAAAGTATTAAGGCAACCTTGAACTTATCTATACAAGGAAGCAATATAAAAACCTTGACTCCCTGCACAGGAAAAGTTATTGCTTATTTTCAATTAGATACCAATAGCACAAAACTCCAATATGGTGACGTTATCACCTTTCACGCCACCCCACAAACATTATCCCCTCCTTTAAATCCCAAAGCCTTTGACAGTCGGGCTTATTATGCTACTCAAAATATTTACCATCAAACCTATTTGCCTTCCGATCAATGGAAAAGAATAGGTAGTGGACAAGGACACTGGCTTTACCACTTTATTTATCGCTTAAGAAGCCAATTACTTCAAACACTAAAGATACATTTGCCTTCGCCTAACGAATATGCTGTTGCTTCTGCTTTACTGCTTGGTGCTAAGGAAGAATTAAACCAAGCATTGCGAAATGCCTACGCCGATACTGGTGCCATGCATGTTTTAGCTGTTTCTGGTTTACACATTGGAATTCTGGTCGGGCTGCTTTCATTTTTGTTTAGTTTTATTCGGCGTTCAGATGTTCGCTGGTTGCGAATTAAAACCCTTCTTTTATTGACTTTGCTATGGAGTTTTGCCCTCTTAACAGGTGCCTCTGCTTCCGTTTTGAGAGCCTGTACAATGTTTTCTTTTGTTCTTATTGGGCAATCTCTAAATCGAAAAATTAATACCTATAATGCATTAGCCGCTTCTGCTTTTGTACTTCTAACAATCAATCCATTGATGTTATTTCAAGTCGGGTTTCAACTTTCTTACCTTGCACTGATAGGCATTCTTTATTTGTACCCTAAAATCTACAAACGCTGCTATATTGAAAATAAATTAGGCGATTGGCTTTGGAATGGTGTTGCACTTTCATTGGCTGCTCAAATTGCTACTTTGCCTATTAGTTTGTATTACTTCCATCAATTTCCAACTTTTTTTTGGCTTTCTGGAATTGTTGTTGCCGCAACTGCCGGTATTATTCTCAGTGTAGGGATTGCTCTATTATGCTTCTCTTGGGTACCGTTATTAAGTAGTCTATTAGGATATTTATTATATGGTTTTCTTTTTTTAATGAACAGCCTCATTTTTTTAATTCAACAATTACCAGGTGCTGTTTGGGAAGGCTTTTGGTTAGAATCTTGGGAAATGTGGACTTGGTATATTGTCCTAATCAGTACTGTTTATTTATTGATTCATCGACAACTCAAAGTAGCCATCATTCCACTTACTTTAACTATTTTATTGTTTGGTTATCATGCAATGATAGATTACCAACAAATCCAACAACGCCAGCTTTGCATTTACCACAGTCGCAAGAGTACACTGATCAGTTATCTTAATGGCACTAAAGCCATCACATGGATGGATTCTACTTTAATTGGAAATCCACAAGTACAATATGCTCAGCAAAATCACCTTTGGTCTGCGGGTATATCTAATCACCAGTTCCATGTTTTAGAAGATAGTGTTCAAAGAAACACCTTATATTATAAGCAGTACAAAGGGCAATTTAGGCAACATCGGTTGAGCTTATACACTCCCAAACATCTCCATCATCATAGTCATACTCCTTTAGAGGTAGATTACCTTTTGATTCATGGCAACCCCAAGTTAAAGAGCATTCAACAAATTGAGGATTTATTTTTTTACAAAACACTCATTTTCGATGCCTCCAATAGCCGATGGCGTATACAACAATGGAGTAAAGAATGCCAAAAACTAGGTATTCACTTTATAGATGTTTCTACCCAAGGTGCTTGTATCATTGACTTATAAAGAATGCTTTTATTTCAAACGTTTTACAACATACATATCTATATCCCCAGATTCAGAAAATGAAGCACTTTCTCCGATTAAATAATAAGCTTTTTCTGTTTCTATCACCGTAGAAAATTTATCTGATAAATCGCCTCCAAAACTTTGCTCTTGAATGAGCGTCCCATCAGCACTAGTTTCTAGTAAAAAAGCTCTTTTGCTTCCATTGCCATAGCTATCTGTTTCACCTGCTAACAAAAGATTGCCATTACTCAATTCTATGGCACTAGTTCCTCCGTCATGAGCTACGCCACCATAATGTTCTTCAAATACAACGATTCCATCAGTTGAGATCTTGGCTACGTATAAATTATGCAAAGGATCGATACCAGAGGAATGGCCACACAAAAGGAAGTGACCATCTAAAGTTTTTCGGATGCTATGAGCTTGTTCATATTGAGGCGTTCCGTAGCTCTGTTCCCAGAGTACATTCCCTTGTTCATCCACTTTTAAAAGGTAAAAATCATCGTCTCCATCCTTACGCCTTCCTAACAAAAGGTATTCGTCTTGCTCTGTTTTAGCAATATTAATCCCTTCATCATTATAAGGGCTTGTATAAATTTTCTCCCATTTCAAGTCGCCTTGGCTGTTCAAACAGGTTAAACTAAAATCATTGGTAGAACCATTGTGAGCCGACCCCAACACCAAAATATCTCCATTGCTAGTTTCGATTAAACCTTCCGCAACATCAAACTGAGTTGCATCACCATACGTTCTACTCCATATCGTATTCCCATCAACATCTACTTTTACGATCAAAATATCTACTTGTGTTCCCGAATTAGTTGGAAGACTTGTTATACCTAATAGCAACAAATTACCATCTGACGTTTTTACAATATTAGTCCCAAAGTCAAGTATTGTTCCTCCATACGATTTTTCAAAAACCAAATTTCCTAACGCATCAATTTTAGTCAGCGCCAATCCTCCCGAAGAACTTTGTAAACTTTTTGAAGTTCCCACCATATAAATATAACCATCGCTATAAATGGCTTCTGAGGCATAGTCAACTAAATTCCCTCCATACGTTTTCTCAAATGGCAGTTCAGTAGATGCTGTTTTTGTTTTGTTGCAAGCCATTGAGAGCATGCTATATATCGTGATAAGAACAAAGTATCTAGACATAGATCTTTCGAATTTTAGGTCAATAAAAAAGCCCATTTGTGAAATGGGCTAAAATTTTGCTTAAGGATAAAAACTCCTCTTTTAAATAAGGACGAGTAATCTTTATTAGTGGTTGCAATTCTTATGTTTTGACCGTTAAATAAGGGCTTACATCTATTCCCAATTCATCTGCATAACGTTCAATTAATACTCGTTTATATTTCCTCAAATTATCTAAATTTCCTAGTGCTAATTCATCCATCAAGCGATTGCCCATAATGTAAGTAACTACATTTTCACCATGGTTTTCTGCTATTAGTTTTTGAATTGGTTTAAAGACTTTCTTTTTGGCTTCATCACGAATCGCACGTTCTTTCTTTTTGGCTTGGTATAATTCGCTGCTCATTCGCTTCAAAGCCTTTTCTGTTTTGGATAAACCTTCCCGCTCTGCTTCTTTTGCTAAGCCTTGATACGTTTCCCAGAGTTCATTCTTAAACGCATCATTTTTGAGGCTCTTATAAATACCTCTAATTTTCTCAAAGCGATATATCTGTTTGGGACGTTCTGCCAATTCTCTCAAATATTCTTTATCAATAATTTGATAACTAGGACGATTGTATTTTTCTGCTATTTTCTCTCGGTATTCTAATAGTCCCTTAAACAGGTAATATTCGTATTCTGACAGCCCATGTTTATCCTTTTCTTTTAAGTAATTGTTGTTATCAATATCAGCATAAGAAACACCATCAATTATTTCGTTCTCTTCTTTTATCCAGTCCAAAATACCTTTTTCCTCTGCCATCTTGATTAGAATTTCCTTCATTTCTAACAAATACAAGACATCTTTTGCGGCATAATTAACTTGTTTTTCAGAAAGAGGTCTCAAAAACCAGTTGCTTTTCTGAGCAGATTTGCTAATTTCTATATCCAATATTTCATCCACTGCTGCTGCGAGCGAAGCTGGTGGATAGTCTAGCAAACGCATCGCAATTGCTATATCAAATGTATTTTTAGGAAAGCAACCTAACGAATGAAACAACCTCAAATCTTCTCCAAATGAATACACTACTTTTTCTATCGTAGGATCTTCAATTACAGCGTACAAATCCTCTAAAACAACTCCTTCTACCAAAGGGTCTACAATAAAACAACGTCCTCCAGCATAGATTTGAATTAAGCAAAGATTAAAACCATATCGGTAACGGTTTTTATCAAATTCCAAATCAATAGCTATTTCTTTTTGTTGTTTCAAAAAATCAACGCATGTTGTCAAAATCTCGTTGGTATCTACATACTCCCAATTCTTCATATCTCTATCGTTCTCTTCTATTTATCTTTTTATTTATGTATTCATTTTTGCGGCTTTGTACACTTACAATTATCTAGACAATCAACAGATACTTCGCCAGAAATTTAAGTAACACATCCTGTCTAATTCTTAGTCAAAAATGAACTTTAGCCCCTAAAATAGCAATATCTTTTGGCTTCGCGCACTTTTGAGAAAGGTTAATCAGTAATGATTGCATTGGAATAAAATTCCCAGCCTACAATCTAAAAAATGCATAAAAAAGAAATGCTCCAACTGGGCTAAAGTTGGAGCATCATTCCTAAATACTATAGTTCAAATTAACAGGAATAGATGGTAAAGTCATTATCAACAAACATAAGACCAATCTTCATGAATGTATGACATTTTTTTTGACATAAATCCACCTATTTTGATGGGCATCAAAATAAGCAAAACGCACCCATAAGTAGTTTTACAATCATTAAAAACAACTTACAAATCTACTCACATCATCGAAAGCTTTTCCTTCGACGCTAATTCTCATGAAATGTACAAAAAAAAATTATTTTATAAAAGAAAAAAAACAACTTATCCCCTTATAATTAACAATCTTTTATTAATTATTTTATCTGAAGTTTCCATAGATACAAGGTATACAGCCTCTGGCAAATAATTTAAATCTAATTCTAGATCTCCTTGGCTTTGAACTGTTTTAGACAATAATACCTCTCCTGTAACTGTACGAACTGTAATTTTTTGCAAACGCTGTTCGAGACCAGTAATTTTGACCCAGCCTGTTGTTGGGTTTGGGTATAAGTTAATTTGGTTTTCTTTATTAAACGTTTTTACATTGTTAATATCATTCATAACTTCGACAATCGTAACACAACCTTCTCTTGGTTCTGTTGGCATTTCATTCCCGTTCTCATCTACAAACCGAATTCCATCTATATCAACAGGCATAACCGTAGTATCTGGTTGACTTACTCTCAGTATATCATCTCGAATTGTAAAACAAACGGTTCCCAATCGACCACTTCCAGTCAAAGGTTGTTGATCTGTTCGACCAACAGCTGTTTCTAATTTTCCTTGTGCAGCATAATCTTTTTCTACAGAAATCAACTCTTGTGCTGCCCCCAACCAAGAACTACCATAACTAATTGTTGCCGAGTGAACCAACAGAGGATCATAATTGATGGTAAAAGCAATGGCATAAGCATTGATAGCTTCCCGTGAAGGCTCCCCTAGATTGACTCCCATACAGTGAACATCTCCTTCGTATACCGTATCGCAATCTACATAGATTGGTGGGTCTTGTCTAGTTGTCCACATACTGTTTGTTGTTGTACTTGAATTCCGCGAATAACTTTGAGCATAATTTAAACGAATGGCCTCTACATCGGAAGAATCAATCAAACCATCTCCATTACAATCTATAAACTTGTAATCTGGCAAAACAGGTAACGCCAATGGAAGGTTCCAATCGTTGCTACTCTGTCCCGTCCAATTAATACTAGCTCCAGCTCTTGCCCCACCCAATGTTCCATATGCCAAGGCAATCGGTAATAAATCAAAATTATTGGCTTTGGTATTATCATCGGTATCACCAGGCCAGACGCACCCACTTTCATAACGAATATTAAAAACTAATGTGTCAACATTTCCTAATAAATCTGTTGCAACAACAATATGCTCCCCTGCACACAAATCATTTCTAATGATTGCCGTAGAACCATCCTCCCAAAGATAATTGACAATTCCAATTCCGCCATTGCTAGATAAAGCAGCATATCCATTACAGGCTCCTGTATCACATTGGGTTCGCCCTAGAGAATCTAGTTGAGCTGTAAAACCACAAGTAATGCTCCAAAGCACTTCAATTTGTGATTGGCACCACCCCACATTTCCACTAGAATCAATCATTTGCACAGTATAAGGGTAGATTCCAACATCATCACAAGTCAATGTAGGTATTCCTGCTTGGTTGTTAATTAATGTTGTGGCAATGGAGCAATTATCTGAACTTCCAGCAATTGCTTGCCCCAAAGGAAATGTCACTGTCCCCAAAATTCCCAAAGGGATAGAAATGGCTCCGATCGAAGCACAGTTAGGTTCTGGAGGTAGGTTGTCTACCACGACAATAAAAGTATTGCAAGTATCGGTATTACCAGTAGTATCTTTGACAACAAAAGATACAGGCACAGAACTTCCTATGTTAAGACAACTTAAAGTAAGTACTGTATCTCCATTAATCTGGTATTTTTCTATTCCACAATTATCAAAACTGTTATCATCTACATCCTTTGCCTGTACTTCTACTGTACCAGAACTATCCAAATAAACTGTCAATGTATTTTTGCAAATAGCTACTGGCGCAATGGTATCATTGACACATTGTGCTTTAAGCTTGTTTAGAGACAGCAAATGAATTAATAAAATTAATATAAAATAAATGTGCTTCATTGTTTCGTTTTTTCTGTTTAACCTATTAGGATTGTGCAATCCTAATAGGTTATTATTTATTTTTTAATGGTTTATATTGGATTAAGGTAACCTATTGTACCTTTTTTTTATTAAAATTAACTGTTTTACAAACAAAACTCCATAACCAATAAAGCATTTTCATATATGTACAAACTAAAAAGGCCCAAGAATATATCGCACCGCACTTGCAATACATCCTTGGATTTTTCCTTTTAACTTTCTTCACAATTCAAAGATGCGCTAAAATTCATTGCAATAAAAAAATTATTTTATACTATTATCCGATTTTTATTCTTTATAATATACCAAACCAACACTCTATTAAAAGTCTTATTTCATTACATACAGTTACTTATGCTTTAATACCCCCTGAATACGTTCTACTCAAACAAATAGTACATAATCATATGATTTTCAAAAAATTTAATCACAACTTCATTGTATTTTTGATGAAAATCCAAAATTAATTTCTAATAATCCTTGAAAGATGTTTTAAGTTAATAAATCCATTTTAAAAAACCCGACAATTAATAAAAAATAAAATATAATATTATCTTTATATTGCTCCTGTATACAT
It includes:
- a CDS encoding T9SS type A sorting domain-containing protein — translated: MKHIYFILILLIHLLSLNKLKAQCVNDTIAPVAICKNTLTVYLDSSGTVEVQAKDVDDNSFDNCGIEKYQINGDTVLTLSCLNIGSSVPVSFVVKDTTGNTDTCNTFIVVVDNLPPEPNCASIGAISIPLGILGTVTFPLGQAIAGSSDNCSIATTLINNQAGIPTLTCDDVGIYPYTVQMIDSSGNVGWCQSQIEVLWSITCGFTAQLDSLGRTQCDTGACNGYAALSSNGGIGIVNYLWEDGSTAIIRNDLCAGEHIVVATDLLGNVDTLVFNIRYESGCVWPGDTDDNTKANNFDLLPIALAYGTLGGARAGASINWTGQSSNDWNLPLALPVLPDYKFIDCNGDGLIDSSDVEAIRLNYAQSYSRNSSTTTNSMWTTRQDPPIYVDCDTVYEGDVHCMGVNLGEPSREAINAYAIAFTINYDPLLVHSATISYGSSWLGAAQELISVEKDYAAQGKLETAVGRTDQQPLTGSGRLGTVCFTIRDDILRVSQPDTTVMPVDIDGIRFVDENGNEMPTEPREGCVTIVEVMNDINNVKTFNKENQINLYPNPTTGWVKITGLEQRLQKITVRTVTGEVLLSKTVQSQGDLELDLNYLPEAVYLVSMETSDKIINKRLLIIRG